From the genome of Dehalococcoidales bacterium, one region includes:
- the dxs gene encoding 1-deoxy-D-xylulose-5-phosphate synthase: protein MSSLLDRVSSPADVKALDPQELEALAQEIRNELISVVTSNGGHLASSLGSVELTLALHRVFDSPEDKIIWDVGHQSYAHKIITGRKDAFKSIRTYGGLSGFPNISESPHDHFGTGHASTSISAALGMAKARDLSGQNYHVIAVIGDGSIGGGMALEAINSTTQLGSKIIVILNDNGMSISPSVGAIARMLDRIRFTHNYNRAVERGRRIIKSVPFSDFWWKLARRFKSALKGLLMPTRLWEEFGFTYLGPVDGHNMIELEKAFKYAQSYSRKPVLLHVISTKGKGYGPAEDDAVCFHGIPPSNGKKASAPSYSRVFADTCLEIMKNDSRVVVITAAMPEGNSLTGVQAEFPERVIDVGICEQHAVTFAAGMATQGYRPIVAIYSTFLQRAFDQIVHDICIQKLPVAFAIDRAGIVGEDGKTHQGTLDLSYLNLIPNMTIATPMDENELRHLLFTAIYNDAPMAVRYPRGCGYGVTLEDPLHKLPIGKAEIVRKGHDLAILAAGATVHPAILAADALAGEGREVAVINMRFIKPLDEALLEHITHTTTNILTVEENVLSGGLGSSVSQALHNNGFSGINLKNIGVNDEFTEHGPQDVLRKNYYLDSQGILFHARQLLENPIDCCSCIDCSDRNSTSDIRRL, encoded by the coding sequence ATGTCAAGTTTACTGGATAGGGTTAGTTCGCCAGCTGATGTCAAGGCTTTAGACCCCCAGGAGCTCGAAGCCCTCGCTCAGGAAATCCGCAACGAACTAATTAGCGTTGTTACTAGCAACGGAGGGCATCTGGCTTCCAGCCTTGGGTCTGTTGAGCTTACGTTGGCCTTGCATCGCGTCTTTGATAGTCCTGAAGATAAGATTATATGGGACGTTGGACATCAGTCTTATGCTCATAAAATTATCACAGGTCGTAAAGACGCCTTCAAATCTATCAGGACGTATGGGGGTCTCTCCGGCTTTCCAAACATCAGTGAAAGCCCTCATGACCACTTCGGCACTGGCCACGCTTCTACATCCATATCGGCAGCATTGGGTATGGCGAAAGCCAGGGATTTAAGTGGTCAAAATTATCACGTAATTGCCGTTATTGGTGATGGTTCTATCGGTGGAGGGATGGCACTTGAAGCCATCAATAGTACTACACAATTAGGTTCAAAAATTATTGTGATACTAAACGATAATGGTATGTCAATATCACCTTCCGTTGGTGCTATAGCGCGAATGCTTGATCGTATTCGTTTCACCCATAATTATAACCGTGCGGTTGAACGTGGTCGGCGTATTATAAAATCTGTTCCCTTTTCTGATTTTTGGTGGAAACTCGCTCGGCGGTTTAAGAGTGCCCTTAAAGGATTGCTCATGCCTACCCGGTTATGGGAAGAGTTTGGGTTTACTTACCTTGGTCCAGTAGATGGGCATAATATGATTGAATTAGAAAAAGCTTTCAAATATGCCCAGTCATATAGCCGTAAGCCTGTTTTACTTCATGTTATAAGTACCAAGGGCAAGGGATATGGGCCGGCTGAAGACGACGCTGTTTGTTTCCATGGCATTCCTCCCTCTAACGGTAAAAAAGCCTCTGCGCCCAGTTATAGCAGGGTATTCGCCGATACATGCCTCGAAATCATGAAAAATGACTCGAGGGTAGTGGTTATTACTGCAGCTATGCCGGAGGGTAATAGTCTTACCGGAGTGCAGGCAGAATTTCCCGAACGGGTAATAGACGTAGGGATTTGTGAGCAACATGCAGTGACTTTTGCCGCAGGTATGGCAACGCAGGGATATAGACCGATCGTAGCAATTTATTCAACTTTTTTACAGAGAGCCTTCGATCAGATCGTTCATGATATTTGTATTCAAAAACTGCCTGTTGCGTTTGCGATTGACAGAGCGGGAATAGTAGGAGAAGATGGCAAGACGCATCAGGGTACACTTGATCTTTCCTACCTTAATCTTATACCAAATATGACTATCGCTACACCGATGGATGAAAATGAGCTGAGGCATCTCCTGTTTACCGCTATCTATAATGATGCTCCCATGGCGGTCAGATATCCGCGAGGTTGCGGGTATGGCGTTACGCTTGAAGATCCATTGCATAAGCTGCCCATTGGAAAGGCAGAAATCGTGAGGAAGGGGCACGATCTTGCTATACTGGCCGCCGGTGCCACCGTACATCCGGCTATACTCGCCGCTGATGCTCTTGCTGGTGAGGGGAGGGAGGTGGCAGTAATAAATATGAGGTTCATTAAACCTCTGGACGAAGCCTTGCTCGAACATATTACGCATACAACTACTAATATATTGACCGTTGAAGAAAATGTATTATCCGGTGGATTGGGCAGCAGTGTATCACAAGCTTTACATAACAATGGCTTTTCGGGAATTAATCTAAAAAACATTGGGGTTAACGACGAGTTTACCGAACACGGTCCACAGGACGTACTGAGGAAAAATTACTATCTTGATAGCCAGGGCATTTTATTTCATGCCCGGCAGTTGCTTGAAAATCCTATTGACTGTTGTTCTTGCATTGACTGTTCGGATCGAAACTCGACGAGTGATATCAGGCGTCTTTAA